A genomic window from Halorussus rarus includes:
- a CDS encoding substrate-binding domain-containing protein, which produces MTSDNGRQSDSVSRRMFLLASGAGATTALAGCTGGSGNDTTTADGSDDDATEGSTDATEGSDETPRESNAMDTSMLTAEGSSTVYPISNKGSSYWNSNAPADDGEYWGSNDEGSVPGWEQIQTDERLADYFAGLYGFEATGQQATPPYATSVALSHSGTGCKSVRDGLVDIGNSSGPITAELGISDSKAKEEYVDHVVGRDGQPVVVSKDIWDAGVRKLTGEQIKQIYQDEITNWSEVGGPDKEIYCVGRAEGSGTDTAFRLNMLGDAEAPMPGVDTRKGQNQQVKTVVQQNEGAIAYMALAFTGEQVRPIAIEFDGTTYEPDKNASHTIFDSDYPLNRDLHMYTKKTDEHPSGVDEREAAFINMFLTTFGQKVFVEANNYIPLPTKDIEKEKAKLPDQA; this is translated from the coding sequence ATGACGTCTGACAACGGACGGCAGTCTGACAGCGTATCGCGCCGGATGTTCCTGCTCGCGTCCGGTGCAGGTGCGACCACGGCCCTCGCCGGATGCACCGGCGGTTCGGGCAACGACACGACGACGGCCGACGGGTCGGATGACGACGCGACCGAGGGGTCGACGGACGCCACCGAGGGGTCCGACGAGACGCCCCGGGAGAGCAACGCGATGGACACCTCGATGCTCACCGCAGAGGGCTCCTCGACGGTGTACCCCATCTCGAACAAGGGGAGCTCCTACTGGAACTCCAACGCGCCCGCCGACGACGGCGAGTACTGGGGCTCGAACGACGAGGGGTCGGTCCCCGGCTGGGAGCAGATCCAGACCGACGAGCGCCTCGCCGACTACTTCGCGGGCCTCTACGGCTTCGAGGCGACCGGGCAGCAGGCGACCCCGCCGTACGCGACCAGCGTCGCCCTGAGCCACTCCGGCACCGGCTGCAAGTCGGTCCGTGACGGCCTGGTCGACATCGGCAACTCCTCGGGTCCCATCACGGCCGAACTCGGCATCAGCGACTCGAAGGCCAAAGAGGAGTACGTCGACCACGTCGTCGGGCGCGACGGCCAGCCCGTCGTCGTGAGCAAGGACATCTGGGACGCCGGCGTCCGGAAGCTCACGGGCGAGCAGATCAAGCAGATCTACCAGGACGAGATCACCAACTGGAGCGAGGTCGGCGGTCCGGACAAGGAGATCTACTGCGTGGGCCGCGCCGAGGGCTCGGGGACGGACACCGCGTTCCGGCTCAACATGCTCGGCGACGCCGAGGCCCCGATGCCGGGCGTCGACACCCGGAAGGGCCAGAACCAGCAGGTCAAGACGGTCGTCCAGCAGAACGAGGGCGCCATCGCGTACATGGCGCTGGCGTTCACCGGCGAGCAGGTCAGGCCCATCGCCATCGAGTTCGACGGCACGACCTACGAGCCCGACAAGAACGCGAGCCACACCATCTTCGACAGCGACTACCCGCTCAACCGGGACCTCCACATGTACACCAAGAAGACCGACGAGCACCCGAGCGGCGTGGACGAGCGCGAGGCCGCGTTCATCAACATGTTCCTGACGACGTTCGGCCAGAAGGTGTTCGTGGAGGCGAACAACTACATCCCGCTCCCGACGAAGGACATCGAGAAGGAGAAGGCGAAGCTCCCCGACCAGGCGTAG
- the serB gene encoding phosphoserine phosphatase SerB encodes MTLVAFDFDGTLSDSEMTVLLGERQGVADEMADITERAMNDEISYAKSLRDRAALLEGLPDERAEEAFEEVYLRPDAATVIRELNEAGVTTAVLTGGFERGVETALAREGVSVDVVVANRLPVANGDLTGEVEGPLIEGTKDDALERLAGEREIAMSDTVAVGDGANDLPMLEVAGLSVGFVPKPAVEPACDVVVSSMEGLRELFDEEGLLD; translated from the coding sequence ATGACGCTGGTCGCGTTCGACTTCGACGGGACGCTCTCGGACTCGGAGATGACGGTCCTGCTCGGCGAGCGGCAGGGGGTGGCCGACGAGATGGCCGACATCACCGAGCGGGCGATGAACGACGAGATTAGCTACGCGAAGAGCCTCCGGGACCGGGCCGCGCTGCTGGAGGGGCTGCCGGACGAGAGGGCCGAGGAGGCGTTCGAGGAGGTGTACCTCCGGCCGGACGCCGCGACCGTAATCCGGGAGCTCAACGAGGCGGGCGTGACCACGGCGGTTCTGACCGGCGGGTTCGAGCGCGGCGTCGAGACGGCCCTGGCGCGGGAGGGCGTCTCGGTCGACGTCGTCGTGGCCAACCGGCTCCCGGTCGCGAATGGAGACCTCACCGGCGAGGTCGAGGGGCCGCTCATCGAGGGGACGAAGGACGACGCCCTCGAACGGCTCGCCGGCGAGCGCGAGATCGCGATGAGCGACACCGTCGCGGTCGGCGACGGCGCGAACGACCTCCCGATGCTGGAGGTCGCGGGCCTCTCGGTCGGCTTCGTCCCCAAGCCCGCGGTCGAGCCGGCCTGCGACGTGGTGGTCTCGTCGATGGAGGGCCTCCGCGAGCTGTTCGACGAGGAGGGACTGCTCGACTGA
- a CDS encoding ornithine cyclodeaminase family protein produces MDTLLLNRDAVDENTQMPEVIRAVEDAFAAYARGDAQMPAKSYIDLPQYNGDFRSMPAYLEAEDWDAAGIKWVNVHPDNPDEFDLPTVMGTMVYSDPETAFPLAIMDGTELTMKRTGAAAAVATDHLAVEDATSMGIVGAGVQSYTQLEAIAQIRPIETVVVSDPDEEAVADFIDYFEGAFDVRAGSIEEAAQCDVLSTVTPVEDPIVSREAIGERTHVNAMGADAEGKHELADEILFDAKLVIDDHAQTTHSGEINVPYREGVLTDDDIYGELGDIVVGDQDGRTPEDGITVFDSTGLAIQDVAAAHVVYEHADDNDNGYPFDLIGTETQ; encoded by the coding sequence ATGGACACGCTGCTGCTCAACCGGGACGCCGTCGACGAGAACACCCAGATGCCGGAGGTCATTCGGGCGGTCGAGGACGCGTTCGCCGCGTACGCCCGCGGGGACGCCCAGATGCCCGCCAAGTCCTACATCGACCTGCCCCAGTACAACGGCGACTTCCGGTCGATGCCCGCGTACCTGGAGGCCGAGGACTGGGACGCCGCCGGCATCAAGTGGGTCAACGTCCACCCCGACAACCCCGACGAGTTCGACCTGCCGACCGTGATGGGCACGATGGTCTACTCCGACCCCGAGACCGCGTTCCCGCTGGCCATCATGGACGGCACCGAGCTCACGATGAAGCGGACCGGCGCGGCCGCCGCGGTCGCCACCGACCACCTCGCGGTCGAGGACGCCACCTCGATGGGTATCGTCGGCGCGGGCGTCCAGTCGTACACGCAACTGGAGGCCATCGCCCAAATCCGCCCCATCGAGACTGTCGTCGTCAGCGACCCCGACGAGGAGGCGGTCGCGGACTTCATCGACTACTTCGAGGGGGCGTTCGACGTCCGGGCCGGCTCCATCGAGGAGGCCGCGCAGTGCGACGTGCTTTCGACCGTGACGCCGGTCGAGGACCCCATCGTCTCCCGGGAGGCCATCGGCGAGCGCACCCACGTCAACGCGATGGGCGCCGACGCCGAGGGCAAGCACGAGCTCGCCGACGAGATTCTGTTCGACGCCAAACTCGTCATCGACGACCACGCCCAGACCACCCACTCGGGCGAGATCAACGTCCCGTACCGCGAGGGCGTCCTGACCGACGACGACATCTACGGCGAACTCGGTGACATCGTGGTCGGCGATCAGGACGGCCGGACCCCCGAGGACGGCATCACGGTGTTCGACTCGACCGGCCTCGCCATCCAGGACGTGGCCGCGGCTCACGTCGTCTACGAGCACGCCGACGACAACGACAACGGCTACCCCTTCGACCTCATCGGCACCGAGACCCAGTAG
- a CDS encoding Hsp20/alpha crystallin family protein, with the protein MSRYGPFEEMDRVFEQLRTRMWTPDGPYGRDAGALARGDRGVRMEPGKHGGVFGSAATDGSSLSRRSSDGEYVFVADLPGFEREEIDLSFDDDALTLTAESETGETTADDEGGIALRGEVTRSRRVSERVAIPEDVVEDEITASYRNGVLEVHLPLVDPVEADDDGDDATKIDIGE; encoded by the coding sequence ATGTCCCGATACGGCCCCTTCGAGGAGATGGACCGCGTGTTCGAACAGCTTCGCACCCGGATGTGGACCCCGGACGGGCCGTACGGCCGCGACGCCGGAGCGCTCGCCCGCGGCGACCGGGGCGTCCGCATGGAACCCGGGAAGCACGGCGGCGTCTTCGGGAGCGCAGCGACCGACGGCTCGTCGCTCTCCCGGAGGTCGAGCGACGGCGAGTACGTCTTCGTCGCCGATCTGCCGGGCTTCGAGCGCGAGGAGATCGACCTCTCGTTCGACGACGACGCGCTGACCCTCACCGCCGAGAGCGAGACCGGCGAGACCACCGCCGACGACGAGGGCGGGATCGCACTCCGCGGCGAGGTCACGCGCTCGCGCCGGGTGTCCGAGCGCGTCGCGATCCCCGAGGACGTGGTTGAGGACGAGATCACGGCCTCGTACCGCAACGGCGTCCTCGAAGTCCACCTCCCGCTGGTCGACCCGGTCGAGGCGGACGACGACGGGGACGACGCGACCAAGATCGACATCGGCGAGTAG
- a CDS encoding peroxiredoxin, giving the protein MTLETGDDAPTVEARNQRGETVELDFDEPTVLYFYPRDDTPGCTTEAEQFDRELESYHDAGVSVFGVSTDGVESHEEFAEKYEIRFDLLADPDAEIAEAFGVGVDPSRGAASRTTFVLADGEVKSVYDGVDPDGHARGVLGDMLDEGLVALE; this is encoded by the coding sequence ATGACGCTCGAGACCGGCGACGACGCGCCGACCGTCGAGGCGCGGAACCAGCGCGGCGAGACCGTCGAACTCGACTTCGACGAGCCGACCGTACTGTACTTCTACCCCCGCGACGACACGCCCGGCTGCACCACCGAGGCCGAGCAGTTCGACCGGGAGCTAGAGAGCTACCACGACGCCGGCGTCTCGGTGTTCGGCGTCTCGACCGACGGCGTCGAGAGCCACGAGGAGTTCGCCGAGAAGTACGAGATCCGGTTCGACCTGCTGGCCGACCCCGACGCCGAGATCGCCGAGGCGTTCGGCGTGGGCGTCGACCCCTCGCGGGGCGCGGCCTCTCGGACGACCTTCGTGCTCGCCGACGGCGAGGTGAAGTCGGTGTACGACGGGGTCGACCCCGACGGCCACGCCCGCGGCGTGCTGGGCGACATGCTCGACGAGGGCCTGGTCGCGCTGGAGTAG
- the hisB gene encoding imidazoleglycerol-phosphate dehydratase HisB — MSERTAAVTRETAETDIEVTLDVDGDGDATVETGVGFFDHMLESFAKHGLFDLTVRCDGDLAIDDHHTVEDVAIALGDAFAEALGDKRGIERFADRRVPLDEAVASVVVDVSGRPLFDFDGSFSQASVGELTSHMAKHFVRSLAMNAGLTLHVEVSGENAHHEIEALFKSLARALDDATRIDERRSDVASTKGQL, encoded by the coding sequence ATGAGCGAGCGAACCGCCGCGGTGACCCGCGAGACCGCCGAGACCGACATCGAGGTGACCCTCGACGTCGACGGCGACGGCGACGCCACGGTCGAGACCGGCGTGGGCTTCTTCGACCACATGCTCGAGAGCTTCGCCAAGCACGGACTGTTCGACCTGACGGTCCGGTGCGACGGCGACCTCGCGATCGACGACCACCACACCGTCGAGGACGTGGCCATCGCGCTCGGCGACGCCTTCGCGGAGGCGCTGGGCGACAAGCGCGGCATCGAGCGCTTCGCCGACCGCCGGGTCCCGCTGGACGAGGCGGTCGCGTCGGTCGTCGTGGACGTGAGCGGGCGACCCCTCTTCGATTTCGACGGGTCGTTCTCGCAGGCCAGCGTGGGCGAGCTGACCAGCCACATGGCCAAGCACTTCGTCCGCTCGCTCGCGATGAACGCCGGGCTGACGCTCCACGTCGAGGTGTCGGGGGAGAACGCCCACCACGAGATAGAGGCGCTGTTCAAGTCGCTGGCCCGGGCGCTCGACGACGCGACCCGCATCGACGAGCGCCGGAGCGACGTCGCGAGCACGAAGGGGCAGCTGTAG
- the hisA gene encoding 1-(5-phosphoribosyl)-5-[(5-phosphoribosylamino)methylideneamino]imidazole-4-carboxamide isomerase, whose amino-acid sequence MTPFPEFEVVPAVDMQDGEVVQLVAGERGTEKTYGDPVAAAEQWVERGAETLHLVDLDGAFEGERANADAVEAVLDAVDVDVQLGGGIRTVADATDLLDRGVDRVILGTAAVENPDIVAEISEEYPGSVTVSLDAKGGEVVVSGWTEGTGLDPAEAAARYEELGAGAILFTDVDVEGQLAGVQTDRVREVVEAVEIPVVASGGVATLEDVRALRDAGAAAVVVGTALYEGEFTLEEARSV is encoded by the coding sequence ATGACACCGTTCCCCGAGTTCGAGGTCGTCCCCGCGGTGGACATGCAGGACGGCGAGGTGGTCCAGCTGGTCGCCGGCGAGCGCGGCACGGAGAAGACCTACGGCGACCCGGTGGCGGCCGCCGAGCAGTGGGTCGAGCGCGGCGCCGAGACGCTCCACCTGGTCGACCTCGACGGCGCCTTCGAGGGCGAGCGCGCCAACGCCGACGCGGTCGAGGCCGTCCTCGACGCGGTCGACGTCGACGTCCAGCTCGGCGGAGGCATCCGGACCGTCGCGGACGCGACCGACCTGCTCGACCGCGGGGTCGACCGCGTCATCCTCGGGACGGCCGCGGTCGAGAACCCCGACATCGTGGCCGAGATATCCGAGGAGTACCCCGGCTCGGTCACGGTCAGCCTCGACGCGAAGGGCGGCGAGGTCGTCGTCTCCGGGTGGACCGAGGGGACCGGGCTCGACCCCGCCGAGGCCGCGGCTCGCTACGAGGAGCTGGGCGCGGGCGCCATCCTGTTCACCGACGTCGACGTGGAGGGGCAGCTCGCGGGCGTCCAGACCGACCGCGTGCGCGAGGTGGTCGAAGCGGTCGAGATTCCGGTCGTGGCCTCCGGCGGCGTCGCGACGCTCGAAGACGTGCGCGCGCTCCGGGACGCCGGGGCCGCGGCGGTCGTCGTGGGGACCGCACTCTACGAGGGCGAGTTCACGCTCGAAGAAGCGCGGTCGGTTTAG
- the pheA gene encoding prephenate dehydratase: MQAVTLGPEGTYSHRAAASVADDVEFRESVTAIVEAVADGEYDRGVVPIENSIEGSVTETLDALTDREVAAVQEIVTPIRHALLAQGEEFSVVASHSQALAQCRSFLEEEYPDADLEAVASTARGVEHARENRDVAGIAHPANADGDPDLQVVAEGIQDRTSNATRFFVIAPADERSDAGGKSSLVVYPNANYPGLLLELLEPFADRDINLTRVESRPSGERLGDYVFHVDFAAGLYEDRAQEAIADVEDIAENGWVRRLGSYDTEHVIY, encoded by the coding sequence ATGCAAGCTGTCACGCTCGGACCAGAGGGCACCTACTCCCACCGGGCGGCCGCCTCGGTCGCCGACGACGTGGAGTTCCGCGAGTCGGTCACCGCCATCGTCGAGGCGGTGGCCGACGGCGAGTACGACCGGGGCGTCGTCCCCATCGAGAACAGCATCGAGGGCAGCGTCACCGAGACGCTCGACGCGCTGACCGACCGCGAGGTCGCCGCCGTCCAGGAGATCGTCACGCCCATCCGCCACGCGCTGCTCGCCCAGGGCGAGGAGTTCTCGGTGGTCGCCAGCCACTCCCAGGCGCTCGCGCAGTGCCGGAGCTTCCTCGAGGAGGAGTACCCCGACGCCGACCTCGAAGCGGTCGCCAGCACCGCCCGCGGCGTCGAGCACGCCCGCGAGAACCGCGACGTGGCGGGCATCGCCCACCCGGCCAACGCCGACGGGGACCCGGACCTACAGGTCGTCGCCGAGGGCATCCAGGACCGGACCTCGAACGCGACGCGGTTCTTCGTCATCGCGCCCGCCGACGAGCGGTCGGATGCGGGCGGGAAGTCCTCGCTGGTGGTCTACCCGAACGCCAACTACCCCGGGCTGCTGCTCGAGCTCCTCGAACCGTTCGCCGACCGCGACATCAACCTCACCCGGGTCGAGTCCCGGCCCAGCGGCGAGCGCCTCGGCGACTACGTGTTCCACGTCGACTTCGCGGCGGGCCTCTACGAGGACCGCGCCCAGGAAGCCATCGCGGACGTCGAGGACATCGCGGAGAACGGGTGGGTCCGGCGCCTCGGGTCGTACGACACCGAGCACGTCATCTACTGA
- the thsB gene encoding thermosome subunit beta translates to MSQRGQRMQGQPMIVMSEDSQRVKDKDAQEHNITAARAVADAVRSTLGPKGMDKMLVDSMGDVTITNDGVTILKEMDIDNPTAEMIIEVAETQEDEAGDGTTTAVAVTGELLKNAEDLLEQDIHPTAIIKGFHLASEKAREEINNVAEDVDPGDEELLRKVAETSMTGKGAELNKERLSEIIVDAVQQVTVDGTVDLEYVKTETQTGRSAGESELLKGAVISKDPVHDNMPKSVEDADVLLLNEAVEIEETDVDTSVNIENPDQLQSFLDQEEQQLREKVDKIVETGADVVFCQKGIDDMAQHYLAKEGILAVRRVKKSDIGFLKEVLGASVVSDLDSVSADDLGHGDVTRDDGDELFYVEGDDSHGVTLLLRGSTDHVVDELERGVTDALDVVAQTVSDGRVVAGGGAIEVEIAGRLRDYADSVEGREQLAVEAFADSLELVPRVLAENAGLDSIDTLVDLRSAHESDEQRAGLNVESGDVVDTLDAGVVEPAHAKEQAVSSATEAANLVLKIDDIISAGDLSTDKGDDEGGAGGMGGGMGGMGGMGGAM, encoded by the coding sequence ATGAGTCAGCGAGGACAGCGGATGCAAGGCCAGCCGATGATCGTAATGTCCGAGGACTCCCAGCGAGTCAAGGACAAGGACGCCCAGGAGCACAACATCACCGCGGCCCGCGCGGTCGCCGACGCGGTCCGCTCGACGCTCGGCCCGAAAGGGATGGACAAGATGCTCGTCGACTCGATGGGCGACGTCACCATCACGAACGACGGCGTGACCATCCTGAAGGAGATGGACATCGACAACCCGACGGCCGAGATGATCATCGAGGTCGCCGAGACCCAGGAGGACGAGGCCGGCGACGGGACCACGACGGCCGTCGCGGTGACGGGTGAGCTCCTCAAGAACGCCGAGGACCTCCTCGAGCAGGACATCCACCCGACCGCCATCATCAAGGGCTTCCACCTCGCCAGCGAGAAGGCCCGCGAGGAGATCAACAACGTCGCCGAGGACGTCGACCCCGGCGACGAGGAGCTCCTCCGCAAGGTGGCCGAGACGTCGATGACCGGCAAGGGCGCCGAGCTCAACAAGGAGCGCCTGAGCGAGATTATCGTCGACGCGGTCCAGCAGGTCACCGTCGACGGCACGGTCGACCTCGAGTACGTCAAGACCGAGACCCAGACCGGCCGCTCGGCCGGCGAGTCCGAGCTCCTGAAGGGCGCGGTCATCAGCAAGGACCCGGTCCACGACAACATGCCCAAGAGCGTCGAGGACGCCGACGTCCTCCTGCTCAACGAGGCGGTCGAGATCGAGGAGACCGACGTCGACACCAGCGTCAACATCGAGAACCCCGACCAGCTCCAGAGCTTCCTCGACCAGGAGGAGCAGCAGCTCCGCGAGAAGGTCGACAAGATCGTCGAGACCGGCGCCGACGTCGTCTTCTGCCAGAAGGGCATCGACGACATGGCCCAGCACTACCTCGCCAAGGAGGGCATCCTGGCGGTCCGCCGGGTCAAGAAGAGCGACATCGGCTTCCTCAAGGAGGTCCTCGGCGCGAGCGTCGTCTCGGACCTCGACAGCGTCTCGGCCGACGACCTGGGCCACGGCGACGTGACCCGCGACGACGGCGACGAGCTGTTCTACGTCGAGGGCGATGACAGCCACGGCGTCACGCTCCTGCTCCGGGGCTCGACCGACCACGTGGTCGACGAGCTCGAGCGGGGCGTCACCGACGCGCTCGACGTGGTCGCCCAGACCGTCTCGGACGGCCGCGTCGTCGCGGGCGGCGGCGCCATCGAAGTCGAGATCGCGGGTCGGCTCCGCGACTACGCCGACTCCGTCGAGGGCCGCGAGCAGCTCGCGGTCGAAGCGTTTGCGGACTCGCTCGAACTCGTCCCGCGCGTCCTCGCCGAGAACGCCGGCCTCGACTCCATCGACACGCTCGTCGACCTGCGCTCGGCCCACGAGTCCGACGAGCAGCGCGCCGGCCTGAACGTCGAGAGCGGCGACGTCGTCGACACCCTCGACGCGGGCGTCGTCGAGCCGGCCCACGCCAAGGAGCAGGCCGTCTCCAGCGCCACCGAGGCCGCGAACCTCGTGCTCAAGATCGACGACATCATCTCCGCCGGCGACCTGTCGACCGACAAGGGCGACGACGAAGGCGGCGCCGGCGGTATGGGCGGCGGCATGGGCGGCATGGGCGGCATGGGCGGCGCAATGTGA
- a CDS encoding DUF7535 family protein — protein MSEGDADGGSESVVPEPMKKVVRTVTPGYRGRPDAEMTTIGIAYGLGLLVLLVPLLPFIVIVWLVSKVTGYFARKAPTDRVP, from the coding sequence ATGAGCGAGGGGGATGCAGACGGAGGGAGCGAGAGCGTCGTACCCGAACCGATGAAGAAGGTCGTGCGGACGGTGACCCCGGGCTACCGCGGGCGGCCCGACGCCGAGATGACCACCATCGGCATCGCGTACGGGCTGGGGCTGCTGGTGCTGCTGGTGCCGCTCCTGCCGTTCATCGTCATCGTGTGGCTGGTCTCGAAGGTAACTGGCTACTTCGCCCGGAAGGCGCCGACCGACCGGGTCCCCTGA
- a CDS encoding OsmC family protein — protein sequence MAQKSTEHGVDLEQYAKFIEHATANPEDAMLGLGATGFAEGRPMHTLAKLGGYSYGGEDVRRETRDYSLQLGGFKEVEADAGFVDPADRPEPVEVALAALTGCINATLDVVALENGIDLDHLETRVSADLDPRVFFGIRDVEHGDETYDDITIDVEVGGPDLTDEDAAILREGVARSPVFNLVSRAHEMTPEMRMNDESRTA from the coding sequence ATGGCACAGAAGTCCACAGAGCACGGAGTAGACCTCGAACAGTACGCGAAGTTCATCGAGCACGCGACCGCCAACCCGGAGGACGCGATGCTCGGACTCGGCGCCACGGGATTCGCCGAGGGCCGCCCGATGCACACGCTGGCGAAGCTCGGCGGCTACAGCTACGGCGGCGAGGACGTCCGCCGCGAGACGCGCGACTACAGCCTCCAGCTCGGCGGATTCAAGGAGGTCGAGGCCGACGCGGGGTTCGTCGACCCCGCCGACCGACCGGAGCCGGTGGAGGTCGCGCTGGCGGCGCTCACCGGGTGCATCAACGCCACGCTCGACGTGGTCGCGCTGGAGAACGGCATCGACCTCGACCACCTCGAGACGAGGGTCTCGGCCGACCTCGACCCGCGGGTGTTCTTCGGCATCCGGGACGTCGAGCACGGCGACGAGACCTACGACGACATCACCATCGACGTCGAGGTCGGCGGTCCCGACCTCACGGACGAGGACGCCGCGATCCTCCGGGAGGGCGTGGCCCGCTCCCCGGTGTTCAACCTCGTGTCGCGGGCCCACGAGATGACGCCCGAGATGCGGATGAACGACGAGTCGAGGACCGCGTAA
- a CDS encoding ACT domain-containing protein, producing the protein MFDEIMRKFEGSPSQQAVIRLLLERGFSVNDDGRVVSGSIEIPNTQIASEIGVDRRVVDSTTDAILADEQLRRIFQNISSIPSLMDLAPVLDLTVLTVDVTDADQPGIVAEVTTLLAENDISIRQTVSEDPEFTDEPRLYLVTDDDIPGDVLNELKNRDFVRKLELE; encoded by the coding sequence ATGTTCGACGAGATCATGCGGAAGTTCGAGGGAAGCCCCTCCCAGCAGGCGGTCATCCGCCTGCTCCTCGAACGCGGGTTCTCGGTCAACGACGACGGGCGGGTCGTCTCGGGGAGCATCGAGATCCCCAACACCCAGATCGCCAGCGAGATCGGGGTCGACCGCCGGGTGGTCGACTCGACCACCGACGCTATCCTCGCCGACGAGCAGCTCCGGCGCATCTTCCAGAACATCTCCTCGATTCCGAGCCTGATGGACCTCGCGCCGGTGCTCGACCTGACGGTGCTGACCGTCGACGTGACCGACGCCGACCAGCCCGGCATCGTCGCGGAGGTGACGACGCTGCTGGCCGAGAACGACATCTCCATCCGCCAGACCGTCAGCGAGGACCCGGAGTTCACCGACGAGCCCCGGCTCTACCTGGTGACCGACGACGACATCCCCGGCGACGTGCTGAACGAGCTCAAGAACCGCGACTTCGTCCGGAAGCTCGAACTGGAGTAG
- a CDS encoding Hsp20/alpha crystallin family protein, producing the protein MSGRRNPFKEIEEMMNRMSRQLEESMGGEGMGQLGGGGASVDVADRGDEFVVTADLPGYRKEDIDLTLQGDRLGIRAEREQESEQTDEGEGEGRYIRKERSHRSVNRTVTIPEEVDEESVSADYRNGVLTVTLPKRSASEGDSHQIDIS; encoded by the coding sequence ATGTCAGGACGCAGGAATCCGTTCAAGGAGATCGAGGAGATGATGAACCGCATGAGCCGCCAGCTCGAGGAGTCGATGGGCGGCGAGGGAATGGGTCAACTCGGAGGCGGCGGCGCGTCGGTCGACGTGGCCGACCGCGGCGACGAGTTCGTCGTGACCGCGGACCTGCCCGGGTACCGGAAGGAGGACATCGACCTGACGCTCCAGGGCGACCGCCTCGGCATCCGGGCCGAGCGCGAGCAGGAGTCCGAGCAGACCGACGAGGGGGAGGGCGAAGGCCGGTACATCCGGAAGGAGCGGAGCCACCGGTCGGTGAACCGCACCGTGACGATCCCCGAGGAGGTCGACGAGGAGAGCGTCTCGGCCGACTACCGGAACGGCGTGCTGACGGTGACCCTGCCGAAGCGGAGCGCGAGCGAGGGCGACTCCCACCAGATAGACATCAGCTGA
- a CDS encoding PRC-barrel domain containing protein translates to MTGELSDDDRGKTVVNDTDRIGTVTDVRGGTAYVDPDWDHLPEDLRDALGWSEGDDRHAIDEEAVTAVQNSQIRIREDLSPQ, encoded by the coding sequence ATGACCGGGGAACTCTCGGACGACGACCGCGGCAAGACAGTCGTGAACGACACCGACCGCATCGGCACCGTCACGGACGTCCGCGGTGGGACCGCCTACGTGGACCCCGACTGGGACCACCTCCCCGAGGACCTGCGCGACGCGCTCGGCTGGTCGGAGGGCGACGACCGCCACGCCATCGACGAGGAGGCCGTCACCGCGGTCCAGAACAGCCAGATCCGCATCCGCGAGGACCTGTCCCCGCAGTAA